AGATCTATGGAAACTTTTAGGGTTTCATTCATTTTAATCGCTTTTTTGTCGAGAATGATATCGCCATATTCGAATGTACTGTAACTCAACCCATATCCGAAAGGGTATAGGGGCTCGTTGCTAACATCCAAGTAGTTGGAGCGGAACTTTTGAAACCAAGCGCCTTCGGCTAAAGGACGCCCTGTGTTTTTATGGCTATAGTACAAAGGGATCTGTCCGACATTCTGTGGGAATGTCGCAGGTAGCTTGCCACTTGGGTTAATATCGCCAAATAAAACGTCCGCTATCGCTTTTCCGGCTTCTGTACCGCCAAACCATACGTTTAATATCGCTGGAACATGTTCATGCTCCCAAGTAAGCGTCAATGGGCGACCGGTAAATAGGACCAAGACTACCGGCTTGCCTGTATTCAAAAGCGCCTCTAGTAGTCGTCTTTGACTTGCCGGAATATTAAGATCCGTACGGCTAGAACTTTCTCCCGACATCTCCGAGCTTTCACCCAATGCCGCAACGATGACATCTGCGCTTTCTGCAGTCTTCAAAGCTTCGGCGATAATGAGTTCTGGATCGCGCTCGTCTCTAGGGATTGTACGACCAAACATGGTAGCTCGCTCTTGTAGAGCTTTGTCATCCGTTAGGTTAGATCCTAAATGCGTCGTAATCTTAACCTTACTTCCCAATGCTTCACGCATTCCTTCAACAAGGCTCTGCGTGTTAGCATGGTCTGCACTCACGCTCCATGTGCCTGGCATGTTTGCTCCTGTATTCGCAAGCGGACCAATTACTGCAACGGTTCCTGTCTTTTTCAATGGCAGAATCTGGTCATTCTTTAGCAAGACAAAAGACTTTGCAGCCGCTTCACGCGCAAAGACTAAGTGCTCCTTTTTAGAGATTTCTTTTTTAGCGCGCTGCTCATCGCAATAGCGATAGGGGTCTTCAAACAGTCCTAATCTATACTTCGCTTCCAATACATACCGAACCGCTCGATTAATATCCACTTCAGTAACTCGCTTTTCCTCTAACGACTTTTTCAGCGTGGTCAAAAAGCCTTCACCGACCATATCCATGTCTACACCTGCTTGTAAGGAAAGGGCAGATACTTGCTGCAAATCGCCTAATCCATGGTCGATTAACTCATTTACTGCTGTATAGTCCGTCACTACAAGACCTTTAAATCCCCATTCATTGCGAAGTAAGT
The DNA window shown above is from Sphingobacterium hotanense and carries:
- the bglX gene encoding beta-glucosidase BglX, with protein sequence MNIRKGILSCSLIAFSFLVNAQDNNKMNQFIDGLLSKMTIEEKIGQLNLVTGGEATTGSVVSTDVEGKIKAGNIGGIFSMSSPAKIRKAQELAVKESRLGIPIIFGMDVIHGYKTAFPIPLGLAATWDMPLIRQTARISAVEATADGINWTFSPMVDISRDPRWGRISEGSGEDTYLTSRIAKEMVLGYQGDDVSKNNTLLACVKHFALYGAGEAGRDYHSTDMSLHRIYNEYLPPYKAALEAGAMSVMTSFNDINGLPATANRWLLTDLLRNEWGFKGLVVTDYTAVNELIDHGLGDLQQVSALSLQAGVDMDMVGEGFLTTLKKSLEEKRVTEVDINRAVRYVLEAKYRLGLFEDPYRYCDEQRAKKEISKKEHLVFAREAAAKSFVLLKNDQILPLKKTGTVAVIGPLANTGANMPGTWSVSADHANTQSLVEGMREALGSKVKITTHLGSNLTDDKALQERATMFGRTIPRDERDPELIIAEALKTAESADVIVAALGESSEMSGESSSRTDLNIPASQRRLLEALLNTGKPVVLVLFTGRPLTLTWEHEHVPAILNVWFGGTEAGKAIADVLFGDINPSGKLPATFPQNVGQIPLYYSHKNTGRPLAEGAWFQKFRSNYLDVSNEPLYPFGYGLSYSTFEYGDIILDKKAIKMNETLKVSIDLKNTGNYDGEEVVQLYIRDMVGSITRPVKELKNFQKVFLKKGESKRIDFTISEEDLKFYDLQLKHIAEPGAFKVFIGGNSRDVKEADFELTD